One Dioscorea cayenensis subsp. rotundata cultivar TDr96_F1 chromosome 15, TDr96_F1_v2_PseudoChromosome.rev07_lg8_w22 25.fasta, whole genome shotgun sequence genomic region harbors:
- the LOC120277209 gene encoding guanine nucleotide-binding protein subunit gamma 2-like, which translates to MQSTVAAEQSTETKGKHRLVTELKRLEAETRFLEEDMEQLEKTEKASAVLQELLNEVERRPDPLLPVTPGPANSVWDQWFEGAQSVRVRHRCLIL; encoded by the exons ATGCAATCAACGGTGGCGGCGGAGCAGTCGACGGAGACGAAGGGGAAGCACCGCTTGGTGACTGAGTTGAAGCGGTTGGAGGCTGAAACCCGGTTCTTGGAG GAAGATATGGAACAGCTTGAGAAGACGGAAAAAGCTTCGGCTGTACTGCAAGA GCTTTTGAATGAAGTAGAGAGAAGACCTGATCCCTTGCTGCCAGT TACTCCAGGACCTGCAAACTCAGTATGGGACCAGTGGTTTGAAGGGGCTCAAAGTGTGCGGGTTCGTCATCGATGCTTGATCCTCTGA
- the LOC120277208 gene encoding ADP-ribosylation factor-like protein 5 translates to MGAFVSRFWFMLFPAKEYKIVVVGLDNAGKTTTLYKLHLGEVVTTNPTIGSNVEEVVYKNIRFEVWDLGGQERLRTSWATYFRGTHAIIAVIDSTDRARISIMKDELFRLLQHGDLEHSVVLVFANKQDLKEAMSPAEITDALSLHSIKNHDWHIQASCALTGEGLYDGLGWIAQKVSGKPDSS, encoded by the exons ATGGGAGCTTTCGTGTCGAGGTTCTGGTTCATGCTATTCCCCGCTAAGGAGTACAAGATCGTTGTCGTTGGACTGGACAACGCCGGCAAGACCACGACGCTGTACAAGCTTCATCTTGGAGAGGTCGTCACTACGAACCCTACCATTGGGAGCAACGTTGAAGAGGTTGTCTACAAGAACATACGGTTCGAG GTTTGGGACTTGGGAGGCCAAGAACGGCTGAGAACATCTTGGGCAACATACTTTCGAGGAACACACGCTATTATTGCAGTGATAGACAGCACTGATCGAGCTCGTATCTCCATCATGAAAGATGAACTCTTCAGGCTCCTACAGCACGGAGATCTTGAACATTCTGTTGTGCTTGTCTTCGCCAACAAACAGGACCTCAAAGAAGCCATGTCTCCAGCAGAGATCACAGACGCACTCTCCCTCCACAGCATCAAGAACCATGACTGGCACATTCAAGCCTCCTGTGCGCTCACCGGCGAAGGTCTATATGATGGCCTGGGTTGGATTGCTCAGAAGGTTTCTGGGAAGCCCGACTCTTCCTAA